A window of Dorea formicigenerans contains these coding sequences:
- the nrdD gene encoding anaerobic ribonucleoside-triphosphate reductase, whose product MKMLVKTKVIKRNGEEVGFDLEKIENAIRAANEEVDNIYKLNEFQVRAIADDIAGQVKKSTHAIHVEDIQDMVETGIMGMRGYEVAQKYVRYRYKRELARKSNTTDNGILALIDNINEEVNQENSNKNPVINSTQRDYMAGEVSKDLSKRVLLPEEVVEAHEQGIIHFHDSDYFAQKEHNCDLINLEDMLQNGTVISETMIEKPHSFFTACNVTTQIVAQVASNQYGGQSFTLAHLAPFVDISRKKIRNIVISERKACGESLDEAIIDKLTDCRLREEVKSGIQTIQYQLITLMTCNGQAPFVTVFMYLDEVEDGQTRQDLALIIEEVLKQRMQGVKNEKGVWITPAFPKLIYVLDEDNITEDSKYWYLTELAAKCTAKRMVPDYISAKIMKELKKGEVYPCMGCRSFLTVEDSQMLPNGKHKFYGRFNQGVVTINLVDVACSAEGDMDRFWQILDERLELCHRALRCRHERLLGTISDVAPILWQYGALARLKKGETIDKLLYGGYSTISLGYAGLYEMCMRMLGKTHTDPEARPFAMAVMQRLNDKCAQWKAAENISYSVYGTPMESTTYKFAKCLQKRFGIIKGVTDKNYITNSYHVHVSEPINAFDKLEFEAEFQKLSPGGAISYIEVPDMQQNIPAVLSVMQFIYEHIMYAELNTKSDYCEICGYDGEIQIKEDESGKLIWECPNCGNRDQDKMSVARRTCGYIGTQFWNQGRTQEIKDRVLHL is encoded by the coding sequence ATGAAGATGTTAGTGAAGACGAAAGTAATCAAAAGAAATGGAGAGGAAGTCGGCTTTGATCTGGAAAAGATCGAGAATGCAATCCGCGCAGCTAATGAAGAAGTTGATAATATTTACAAACTGAATGAATTCCAGGTCCGGGCAATTGCAGATGATATTGCAGGACAGGTAAAAAAATCAACTCACGCTATACATGTAGAAGATATTCAGGATATGGTAGAGACTGGAATTATGGGAATGCGTGGCTATGAAGTGGCACAGAAGTATGTGCGCTACCGTTATAAACGTGAATTGGCAAGAAAGTCCAATACAACAGATAACGGGATCCTTGCACTGATTGATAACATTAATGAAGAAGTCAATCAGGAAAATTCCAATAAGAACCCGGTGATCAACTCCACGCAGAGAGATTATATGGCAGGAGAAGTAAGTAAAGACCTTTCCAAGCGTGTACTTCTTCCGGAAGAGGTTGTAGAAGCACATGAACAGGGAATCATTCATTTCCATGATTCAGATTATTTTGCACAGAAAGAGCACAACTGTGATCTGATCAATCTGGAAGATATGCTTCAGAACGGAACCGTCATCAGTGAGACAATGATCGAAAAACCACACAGCTTCTTTACAGCGTGTAATGTGACGACTCAGATTGTAGCACAGGTCGCAAGTAATCAATATGGAGGACAGTCTTTTACACTGGCACATCTTGCACCATTTGTGGATATCAGTCGTAAGAAAATCCGTAATATTGTTATCTCTGAACGTAAAGCATGTGGGGAGAGTCTGGATGAGGCAATCATTGACAAACTGACAGACTGCCGTCTGAGAGAAGAGGTAAAAAGCGGAATTCAGACAATCCAGTACCAGCTTATCACACTCATGACATGTAACGGACAGGCACCGTTTGTTACCGTATTCATGTATCTGGATGAGGTGGAAGACGGTCAGACAAGACAGGATCTGGCACTCATCATTGAAGAAGTATTAAAACAGAGAATGCAAGGCGTTAAGAATGAGAAGGGTGTTTGGATCACACCGGCATTCCCGAAACTGATTTATGTCCTGGATGAAGATAATATTACAGAAGATTCTAAGTACTGGTATCTGACAGAGCTTGCAGCAAAATGTACTGCAAAGCGTATGGTTCCGGATTACATTTCTGCAAAGATCATGAAGGAACTGAAAAAGGGTGAAGTTTATCCATGTATGGGATGCAGATCTTTCCTGACAGTAGAGGATTCTCAGATGCTTCCAAACGGAAAGCATAAATTCTACGGGCGTTTCAATCAGGGTGTTGTTACAATTAACCTGGTAGATGTAGCATGTTCCGCAGAAGGAGACATGGACAGATTCTGGCAGATTCTTGATGAGAGACTGGAGTTATGCCACAGAGCACTCCGTTGCCGTCATGAGAGACTTCTTGGAACTATTTCAGATGTGGCACCGATTCTCTGGCAGTACGGTGCATTGGCAAGACTGAAAAAAGGTGAGACCATTGATAAGCTTCTATATGGCGGATATTCAACCATTTCTCTTGGATATGCAGGCCTTTATGAGATGTGCATGCGCATGCTTGGAAAGACGCATACAGATCCGGAAGCCAGACCATTTGCAATGGCAGTTATGCAGAGGTTGAATGACAAATGTGCCCAGTGGAAAGCTGCTGAGAATATCAGCTATTCTGTATATGGTACACCGATGGAGTCTACCACATACAAGTTTGCAAAATGTCTTCAGAAGAGATTCGGAATCATCAAAGGAGTTACAGATAAGAATTATATTACGAACAGTTATCATGTACATGTATCTGAGCCAATCAATGCATTTGACAAGCTGGAGTTCGAGGCAGAGTTCCAGAAACTGTCACCAGGAGGAGCAATCAGCTATATTGAAGTCCCGGATATGCAGCAGAACATTCCGGCAGTCCTTTCTGTGATGCAGTTCATCTACGAGCATATTATGTACGCAGAATTGAATACAAAGAGTGACTACTGTGAAATCTGTGGTTATGATGGAGAGATTCAGATTAAAGAAGACGAAAGTGGAAAGCTTATCTGGGAGTGCCCGAACTGTGGGAACCGTGATCAGGATAAGATGTCAGTAGCCAGAAGAACATGTGGATATATCGGAACACAGTTCTGGAATCAGGGAAGAACACAGGAGATTAAGGATAGAGTCTTACATCTGTAA
- the nrdG gene encoding anaerobic ribonucleoside-triphosphate reductase activating protein, giving the protein MNYGEIKKYDIADGPGVRVTLFVSGCRHHCKGCFNAETWDFHYGNPYTENTEKEILDALNHPYIAGLTLLGGEPFEPENQRELVKLLKKVREMYPKKNIWSYSGYVYDKDLIPGGRAYTEVTDEMLSYIDVLVDGPFVEDLKDITLQFRGSSNQRILNLREMKL; this is encoded by the coding sequence ATGAATTATGGAGAAATAAAAAAATATGATATAGCAGATGGTCCGGGAGTTCGAGTGACATTGTTTGTCTCAGGATGTCGTCATCACTGTAAAGGTTGTTTTAATGCAGAAACATGGGATTTCCATTATGGGAATCCGTACACTGAGAATACTGAAAAAGAAATTTTGGATGCATTGAACCATCCATACATTGCAGGACTTACACTTCTTGGCGGAGAACCATTTGAACCGGAGAATCAAAGAGAACTTGTAAAGCTCTTAAAAAAAGTCCGGGAAATGTATCCAAAGAAGAATATCTGGAGTTATTCCGGGTATGTATATGACAAAGATCTGATACCAGGTGGAAGAGCCTATACAGAAGTCACGGATGAGATGTTGTCTTATATAGATGTACTGGTAGATGGTCCGTTTGTAGAAGATTTGAAGGATATTACCTTACAGTTTCGGGGAAGCAGTAATCAGAGAATTTTAAATCTTCGTGAAATGAAATTATAA
- a CDS encoding Rpn family recombination-promoting nuclease/putative transposase: protein METNNTTTSNGVHNTHTKDNAAKIVFGDPVLCAQFLKGYTDIPLFKEIKPEDIENVSSHFLPLFQESRDSDTVNKIWIGNSEIYLIALIEHQSENDFDMSFRILRYIVFIWTDYAAQQEKLHKGTTKSKDFLYPPILPIVYYEGSSTWSAPLNFKNRVFLSDVFGDYIPSFNYLVVPLNKYSKQDLIEKNDELSLIFLINQLQSSSEFHALKDIPKKYTEHLTEDTPDYLLKIIGKVIAVLLHKLNVPDEEVYEVTDQITRRKFSMMFDNFQAYDVQETRRVSREEGRLEGRIEGERAGRIEGERAGRIEGERLHLIKQVIKRIELQYSVNQIAESLLEPLDIIQPIYDIALQQLPDYNAEKILEQLNS from the coding sequence ATGGAAACAAACAATACGACAACTTCAAATGGGGTACACAATACTCACACAAAAGACAACGCTGCTAAAATTGTATTCGGAGACCCGGTACTTTGTGCTCAGTTCCTAAAAGGTTACACGGACATTCCTCTTTTTAAAGAGATTAAGCCCGAAGATATTGAAAATGTTTCTTCACATTTTCTGCCTTTATTTCAGGAATCCAGAGACTCTGATACCGTGAATAAAATTTGGATAGGCAATTCTGAGATTTATCTGATTGCACTCATCGAACACCAGTCAGAAAATGATTTTGATATGTCCTTCCGAATACTCCGTTATATTGTATTTATCTGGACAGATTATGCCGCGCAACAGGAAAAGTTACATAAAGGTACCACAAAATCTAAGGATTTTCTTTATCCACCAATCCTGCCTATCGTATATTACGAGGGGAGCAGCACATGGTCTGCACCGTTGAACTTTAAGAATCGCGTCTTTTTGAGTGATGTCTTCGGAGATTACATACCAAGTTTCAATTACCTGGTCGTTCCGTTAAACAAATATTCCAAACAGGATTTGATTGAAAAGAACGACGAACTCTCTTTAATCTTTCTGATTAATCAGCTTCAGAGTTCCTCAGAATTTCATGCCTTAAAAGATATCCCTAAAAAATACACGGAACATCTTACAGAAGACACCCCAGATTATCTGTTAAAAATTATTGGTAAAGTGATCGCCGTTCTTCTTCATAAATTAAATGTACCTGATGAAGAAGTTTACGAGGTTACAGACCAGATCACAAGGAGGAAATTCAGTATGATGTTTGACAATTTTCAGGCTTACGACGTACAGGAGACCAGACGGGTCAGCCGCGAGGAAGGACGGCTTGAGGGACGAATCGAAGGCGAACGTGCCGGGCGAATCGAAGGTGAACGTGCCGGGCGAATTGAAGGCGAACGACTCCATTTAATCAAGCAAGTTATTAAACGAATTGAATTACAGTATTCTGTCAATCAAATTGCAGAATCACTCCTAGAGCCACTAGATATTATCCAACCTATTTATGATATTGCATTGCAACAGCTTCCTGATTACAACGCCGAAAAGATTCTTGAGCAATTGAATTCATAA
- a CDS encoding UDP-N-acetylmuramoyl-L-alanyl-D-glutamate--2,6-diaminopimelate ligase produces MKLTKLLERLDYKVVAGSDNIEITELVNDSRKVVPGSVFVCISGAVSDGHQYVKDVAERGAAAVIVEKDVEVPEGLTVIKVENTRYALALMSAAYFGYPAEKLKTIGITGTKGKTTTTYMVKAILEEVGHKVGLIGTIEAIIGDKTIPSNNTTPESYTIQKYFAQMVEAGCDCVVMEVSSQGLMLHRTAGIMFDIGIFTNLGEDHIGPNEHKDFEDYKRCKGLLFKQCKVGIGNVDDKWFEDVFKDATCEIETFGFGEKADLRAIDVKHISRPGYLGVWYHVTGLMDFDVEIDIPGEFSVYNSLTAIAVCRHFNVPVEKIKDALKVAKVKGRIEMVKVSDDFTLMIDYAHNAMALESLLHTLRDYNPGRIVTVFGCGGNRSKTRRYEMGEVSGKLSDFTIITSDNPRFEEPQAIIDDIIVGMKKTDGKYIDICDRKEAIRYAIEHGRPGDVIVLAGKGHETYQEIKGVKYDMDERVLIKEVLEELKGE; encoded by the coding sequence ATGAAATTAACAAAGTTATTGGAGCGTCTGGATTACAAGGTAGTCGCAGGCAGTGATAATATAGAGATTACAGAACTTGTCAATGATTCCAGAAAGGTCGTACCGGGCAGTGTGTTTGTGTGTATCAGTGGTGCTGTCTCGGATGGTCATCAGTATGTAAAAGATGTAGCAGAAAGAGGTGCTGCAGCGGTTATTGTGGAAAAAGATGTGGAAGTGCCAGAGGGATTGACAGTTATCAAAGTAGAAAATACAAGATACGCACTGGCACTTATGTCAGCAGCCTACTTCGGATATCCGGCTGAAAAGCTTAAGACCATTGGAATTACCGGTACCAAGGGTAAGACGACAACAACTTATATGGTAAAAGCTATTTTGGAGGAAGTAGGACACAAAGTCGGATTGATTGGTACGATTGAGGCAATCATCGGAGATAAGACCATTCCATCTAATAATACAACACCGGAGTCTTACACGATTCAGAAGTATTTTGCACAGATGGTGGAAGCAGGATGTGACTGTGTGGTTATGGAGGTTTCTTCACAGGGACTGATGCTTCACAGAACCGCAGGGATTATGTTTGATATCGGAATCTTCACAAATCTTGGAGAAGACCATATTGGACCGAATGAGCATAAAGATTTTGAGGACTATAAGCGCTGTAAAGGACTTCTGTTCAAACAGTGCAAAGTTGGAATTGGAAATGTAGATGACAAGTGGTTCGAAGATGTATTTAAAGATGCAACCTGCGAAATTGAGACATTTGGATTTGGGGAGAAGGCAGATCTTCGTGCAATCGATGTGAAGCACATCTCAAGACCGGGATATCTTGGAGTTTGGTACCATGTGACAGGACTGATGGACTTTGATGTGGAAATCGACATTCCTGGAGAATTCAGTGTGTACAATTCACTGACAGCTATTGCAGTATGCAGACATTTTAATGTACCGGTCGAGAAAATCAAAGATGCACTGAAAGTCGCAAAGGTCAAAGGTCGTATTGAGATGGTCAAGGTATCCGATGATTTTACACTTATGATTGACTATGCGCATAATGCTATGGCACTGGAAAGCTTGTTACACACACTTCGTGATTACAATCCGGGACGTATTGTGACGGTATTTGGCTGTGGCGGAAACCGTTCTAAAACAAGACGTTATGAGATGGGAGAGGTATCCGGAAAACTGTCTGATTTTACAATCATTACTTCAGATAACCCGAGATTCGAAGAGCCACAGGCAATTATTGATGATATCATCGTGGGTATGAAAAAGACAGATGGAAAATATATCGACATCTGTGACCGTAAAGAGGCAATCCGTTATGCCATCGAGCATGGACGTCCGGGTGATGTCATTGTGCTGGCTGGAAAGGGACATGAGACATATCAGGAAATCAAAGGCGTGAAATATGACATGGATGAGAGAGTCCTGATTAAAGAAGTATTGGAAGAACTTAAAGGAGAGTAA
- the pepT gene encoding peptidase T, with the protein MNAYERLLKYVVIRTPSNEESETTPSSQCQFDLANVLKKEMEELGICDVTLTDTCFLYGKIPATPGCENAPAIGFIAHMDTVSDYCDHDIKPMITENYDGEALALGESELVLSPEMFPHLKSMKGRTLITSDGTTILGADDKAGIAGILTMVERLKTQSIPHGPLCIAFTPDEETGTGASHFDLQTFGADFAYTLDGGMENGIEYETFNASSAVVEFHGVSVHPGSSKDTMINASLVAMEFDSMLPKGERPRDTDGYEGFYHLMKMEGECSYAKLNYIIRDHDAENFNHRKEIMQQIADDLNTKWGEGTVSLTLKDQYRNMREVIEQHMHLIDNAKKACEAVGLTPVCLPVRGGTDGCQLSFRGLPCPNLGTGGYAYHGPYEHITVEGMDKAVEMITELVKIYSIQCN; encoded by the coding sequence ATGAACGCATATGAACGATTACTGAAATATGTGGTAATTCGCACACCGAGCAATGAGGAAAGTGAGACAACACCTTCTTCCCAGTGCCAGTTTGACCTGGCAAATGTTTTAAAAAAGGAAATGGAGGAATTAGGCATCTGTGATGTAACATTGACAGACACATGCTTTCTGTATGGAAAGATTCCGGCAACTCCAGGATGTGAAAATGCACCTGCAATTGGTTTTATTGCACATATGGATACGGTTTCAGATTATTGTGACCATGATATAAAACCGATGATTACAGAGAATTATGATGGAGAAGCTCTTGCACTTGGCGAAAGTGAACTTGTCTTAAGTCCGGAAATGTTTCCGCATTTAAAATCTATGAAAGGACGCACATTAATCACCAGTGACGGAACAACAATTCTTGGTGCCGATGATAAAGCTGGAATCGCAGGCATTTTGACTATGGTCGAACGACTGAAAACTCAAAGCATTCCACACGGTCCCCTGTGTATTGCATTTACACCTGATGAAGAAACTGGAACCGGCGCTTCACATTTCGATTTGCAAACATTCGGTGCTGATTTTGCTTACACACTGGATGGCGGTATGGAAAACGGAATTGAATACGAGACATTTAACGCAAGCAGTGCTGTCGTAGAATTTCACGGAGTCAGTGTACATCCGGGTTCTTCCAAAGATACGATGATCAATGCCAGTCTGGTCGCTATGGAATTTGATTCTATGCTTCCAAAAGGTGAGAGGCCTCGCGATACAGATGGATATGAAGGATTTTATCATCTCATGAAGATGGAAGGTGAGTGCAGTTATGCAAAATTGAACTATATTATCCGAGATCACGATGCAGAAAATTTCAATCACCGTAAAGAAATTATGCAGCAGATTGCAGACGACTTAAATACAAAATGGGGTGAAGGAACTGTCTCACTCACATTAAAAGATCAATATCGCAATATGCGAGAAGTAATTGAGCAGCATATGCATCTGATTGATAATGCAAAAAAAGCCTGCGAAGCTGTCGGTCTTACACCAGTGTGTTTACCAGTCCGCGGCGGTACAGACGGATGCCAGCTCAGTTTCCGCGGTCTTCCTTGCCCGAATCTCGGAACCGGCGGATACGCATATCACGGACCGTATGAACATATTACAGTAGAAGGTATGGATAAGGCTGTTGAAATGATTACAGAACTGGTGAAAATATATAGCATACAATGCAATTAA
- a CDS encoding YitT family protein has protein sequence MLKKKFDWKELGIDLLVDLAAGMLGAVGIYNFALNANFPVAGFSGIAIILYHLFKIPVGAGMILLNIPVTIFCYKYLGKTFFLKSVKTTLIWSVLTDYVAPMLPVYNGNRLLAALCMGVLCGIGFALIFMRGSSTGGQDFISMSIKKAKPHMTLGMITFGLDICTIILGSALVFKEVDGLIYGILVTYLMATVMDRIMYGIDEGKMTLIVTKQGKEVAEQIDEYAGRGSTILEGVGSYSGEKKDVVMCACNNKQMYTIKRMVKEIDPKAFTIIMESNEVVGEGFKQE, from the coding sequence ATGTTAAAGAAAAAATTTGACTGGAAGGAATTAGGGATTGATCTTCTGGTGGATCTGGCAGCAGGAATGCTTGGTGCGGTTGGAATTTATAATTTTGCGCTGAATGCGAATTTCCCGGTAGCAGGATTTTCCGGAATTGCAATCATACTGTATCATCTGTTTAAGATTCCAGTTGGTGCAGGAATGATACTTCTGAATATCCCGGTCACCATTTTCTGTTACAAATATCTTGGAAAAACATTTTTCCTAAAGTCAGTAAAGACAACTCTGATCTGGTCCGTACTGACAGACTATGTGGCACCGATGCTTCCAGTGTATAATGGAAACAGGCTTTTGGCTGCACTTTGCATGGGTGTATTATGCGGAATAGGATTTGCGCTGATTTTTATGCGAGGTTCCTCTACCGGAGGACAGGATTTTATCAGTATGTCCATCAAGAAAGCAAAACCACACATGACACTCGGTATGATCACATTCGGTTTGGATATCTGTACGATTATCCTTGGAAGTGCACTGGTATTCAAAGAAGTTGACGGACTGATTTATGGAATCCTTGTGACATATCTTATGGCGACGGTTATGGATCGTATTATGTATGGAATTGATGAAGGTAAGATGACATTGATTGTAACAAAGCAAGGAAAAGAGGTGGCAGAACAGATTGATGAATATGCAGGCCGTGGTTCAACGATTCTGGAAGGTGTGGGAAGCTATAGTGGTGAAAAAAAAGACGTGGTCATGTGTGCATGCAATAACAAGCAGATGTATACGATAAAAAGAATGGTAAAAGAGATAGATCCGAAAGCATTTACGATCATTATGGAATCCAATGAAGTTGTCGGAGAAGGATTTAAGCAGGAATAG
- a CDS encoding YbaK/EbsC family protein: MSLAKAKKYLEEKGYVDHIIELEDSSATVELAAQALGVEPGMIAKTLSFLIGDTPILILTEGTVRIDNHKYKDTFHAKAKMIPFDDVEAYIGHAPGGVCPFGIKEGIPVYLDESLKKFDIVYPAAGNDHSAVKLTIAELESVSGAKKWVDVCKE, from the coding sequence ATGTCATTAGCGAAAGCAAAAAAATATCTGGAAGAAAAAGGTTATGTAGACCATATCATCGAACTGGAGGATTCCAGCGCAACAGTAGAGCTTGCAGCGCAGGCACTTGGTGTAGAACCAGGCATGATTGCCAAAACATTATCTTTTTTGATTGGTGATACCCCGATTTTGATTCTGACGGAAGGAACAGTAAGAATCGATAATCACAAGTATAAAGATACATTTCATGCAAAAGCAAAAATGATTCCATTTGATGACGTTGAAGCATATATTGGACATGCTCCGGGCGGTGTATGCCCATTCGGCATCAAAGAAGGAATTCCTGTTTATCTAGACGAATCCCTGAAAAAATTCGATATTGTATATCCAGCAGCAGGTAATGACCACAGTGCAGTCAAACTTACAATTGCAGAATTAGAATCAGTCTCAGGTGCAAAAAAATGGGTCGATGTCTGCAAAGAATAA